GAAGTTCTGCATGTTGCGCGCGCCAATCTGGAGGATGTCCGTCGCGTCCGCCACGGCCTGCAGCGTCGCGGTGTCCTTGACCTCGGTGGTGACGAGCAGGCCCGTCTCCTGGCGCGCCTCGGCCAGCAGCGCCAGTCCGTCGCCCTTGAGGCCCTGGAACTCATAGGGGCTGGTGCGCGGCTTGAACGCACCGCCGCGCAGCATGGTGGCGCCCGCCTTCTTCACCGCGTGGGCGGTGGAGAGAATCTGCTCGCGCGACTCCACCGAGCAGGGGCCGGCGATGACATGGAACGCCGCGCCGCCAATCGTGAGGTCGCCCACGCGAAGCTGCGTGTCGTCCGGCTTCACCTCGCGGCTGACGAGCTTGAACGGCTGGGAGATGGCCACGGCATCGGCGACGCCCGGCAGCACGCGGAACGGCTCTGGCTCCACGGCCCCCGGGTTCCCGGTGATGCCGATGGCCGTGCGAGTGCCCCCTGGAATCGCGTGCGGTTGCCAGCCACGACGGCGGATCTCATCGTTCACTCGCTCGATGTCCTGGGCCGTCGCGTCGGGTCGCATCACGATCAACATGGGGATACCTGCTTTCTCTCGCTCCAGAGTGTCCGTGTTACTGCATCAACTGTCTGTTGCCCGCAACCACGACTGAGTCTCCCTTGCGCCTCCCACGCTTATCAAGCGAGCGTGGGCGCTTTTCTTGAGCGGAAAGTGGAAGGAACGCGCGTGTCGAATCCGGAGGTCATCGTCGTTGGCGCGGGGCTCGCGGGACTGGCGTGCGCTCGGGCGCTCGTCGCGTCGCGGGTGAAGGTGTTGCTGCTAGAGGGAAGCGATGCACCGGGAGGCCGGGTCCGCACGGATGTCCATGAGGGCTTCCTGCTAGACAGAGGCTTCCAGGTGTACCTGTCGGCATATCCGGAAGGCCGGCGGATGCTGGACCTGGACGCGCTGTCACTCCGCCGGTTCATCCCCGGCGCCAAGGTGTGGCGGGGTGGCAAGCTGCACACGGTGGTGGACCCGCTGCGCAGGCCCGTGGATGCGCTCGCTCACCTGTTCGGTCCGGTGGGCACCTTCGGAGACAAGCTGCGCGTGCTGGAGCTGCGGCAGCTCGCACTCTCAGGCGAGGTGGAGGACGTGTGGCAACGTCCGTCACGCACCTCGCGGCGCTACCTGGAGGAGCTGGGCTTCACCGCGTCCATGCGGGAGTCGTTCCTGCGCCCCTTCTTCGCGGGGGTCTTCCTGGAGCGTGAGCTGTCCACCTCCAGCCGTTTCCTGGAGTTCGTCTTCCGCATGTTCGCCAGCGGGTACGCGGCGGTCCCGGAGTCCGGGATGGGGGCCATTCCGGAGCAGCTCTCCGCGCGGTTTCCCCCGGGCATGTTGCGGATGCGCGCGCCGGTGGCGGACGTGTGGGGCCACCGCGTGCGCATGGCGGACGGAGAGATGATTGGCGCCAGGGCGGTGGTGGTGGCCACGGACCCCGCGAGCGCGGTGGGGTTGCTTCCGGGCATGGTGCCGCCGGTGATGAACCGCGTGACGTGCCTCTACTTCGCCGCGCCGGAGCCGCCCGTGGAGGGGCCCTGGTTGCTGCTCAACGGTGAGGGCCGGGGGCGGGTGAACAACGTGGCGGTGATGAGCGAGGTGTCCCCAGCGTACGCGCCGCGCGGACAGGCGCTCGTGTCGGTCTCCGTGGTGGGCGCCACGCCGGACCTGGACACGTTGCTGGCGGAGGTCCGCGCGGAGCTGACGGCGTGGTTCGGGGCCGCGGTGTCCGCGTGGCGGCACCTGCGCACGTATGCGCTGCCGCTCGCGTTGCCCGCGCAGCCGCCGGACGCGCTGGAGCCGCCGCACCGGTCCGTGCGCTTGTCGCCGGGACTGTTCGTGTGTGGAGACCATCGTGACAATGCCTCCATCGACGGCGCGCTGGTCTCCGGCCGGCGCGCCGCGGAGGCGGTCGTGCGGGAGCTGGAGCGCGAATGAGGCGACAGGGGTTCGTGGTCATCGTGATGGGCGCCGTCAGCCTGGGCGTGGGGGTGGGGTGCAAGTCCTCGAAGACCGCTCCCGAGGCGCCCCCTCCGCCCGCCGCGGACGCGGGGAACACGCTCCGGCCCGTGTCCTCGTTCGCCTCCATCGCGGACGAGAAGGCGCGCTCGGCCGCGCTCTTCGTGGAGGCGGGGCGTGTGATTTCGCATCCGCGCTGCGTCAACTGTCACCCCGCGGATGGCGTGCCCCGGCAGGGCATGAACCAGCGTCCGCACATACCCGCCGTGACGGGAGGGCCCACCGGGCATGGCACGCCAGCCCTGCCGTGTACGTCCTGTCACCAGGAGCGAAACACTCCGCTGGTGGGCGCGACGTTGCGGAGCGTGCCCGGGAATCCAAAATGGGCGCTGGCGCCCGCGGAGATGGCCTGGGTGGGCGTGCCCTTGGGGAAGATTTGCGAGCAGCTCAAGGACCCCGCGCGCAACGGTGGCAAGTCGCTGGACGCACTGCACCACCACATGGCCGAGGACGTGCTGGTGGGGTGGGGCTGGGACCCGGGCCCGGGGCTGGAACCCGTGCCAGGGACACAGCGTGTGTTTGGCGAACTCATCCGCGCGTGGATTGACACCGGGGCCGCCTGTCCAA
This genomic window from Myxococcus hansupus contains:
- the aroF gene encoding 3-deoxy-7-phosphoheptulonate synthase; the protein is MLIVMRPDATAQDIERVNDEIRRRGWQPHAIPGGTRTAIGITGNPGAVEPEPFRVLPGVADAVAISQPFKLVSREVKPDDTQLRVGDLTIGGAAFHVIAGPCSVESREQILSTAHAVKKAGATMLRGGAFKPRTSPYEFQGLKGDGLALLAEARQETGLLVTTEVKDTATLQAVADATDILQIGARNMQNFSLLEAVGDMRKPVLLKRGMSATIKELLMAAEYIVARGNTQVILCERGIRTFETMTRNTLDLNAVPMLKALSHLPVFVDPSHGIGVRKAVPAMMRAATAVGADGIIVEVHPDPPRAKSDGAQSLDFSEFEKSMTEVRAIAQAMGREVVRLG
- a CDS encoding NAD(P)/FAD-dependent oxidoreductase translates to MSNPEVIVVGAGLAGLACARALVASRVKVLLLEGSDAPGGRVRTDVHEGFLLDRGFQVYLSAYPEGRRMLDLDALSLRRFIPGAKVWRGGKLHTVVDPLRRPVDALAHLFGPVGTFGDKLRVLELRQLALSGEVEDVWQRPSRTSRRYLEELGFTASMRESFLRPFFAGVFLERELSTSSRFLEFVFRMFASGYAAVPESGMGAIPEQLSARFPPGMLRMRAPVADVWGHRVRMADGEMIGARAVVVATDPASAVGLLPGMVPPVMNRVTCLYFAAPEPPVEGPWLLLNGEGRGRVNNVAVMSEVSPAYAPRGQALVSVSVVGATPDLDTLLAEVRAELTAWFGAAVSAWRHLRTYALPLALPAQPPDALEPPHRSVRLSPGLFVCGDHRDNASIDGALVSGRRAAEAVVRELERE